The Arachis duranensis cultivar V14167 chromosome 2, aradu.V14167.gnm2.J7QH, whole genome shotgun sequence genome has a window encoding:
- the LOC127744777 gene encoding uncharacterized protein LOC127744777, whose product MAAINNPAPMVNSAPMASAPRFTSTPIYMKLDDDNFLQWKDQVEALIEGNDLLDHVIGSRIPHKFLENGEINSEYQRWKKQDALLKSWLLASMTKPYMTRMVGYTPIKFGTGNYSW is encoded by the exons ATGGCGGCAATCAATAATCCAGCTCCGATGGTGAACTCAGCTCCAATGGCGAGTGCACCTAGATTCACATCAACTCCAATTTATATGAAGCTTGACGATGATAATTTTTTGCAATGGAAGGACCAGGTTGAAGCATTGATTGAAGGCAACGATTTACTAGATCACGTTATAGGATCAAGGATTCCAcataaatttcttgaaaatgGAGAAATCAACTCAGAATACCAGAGATGGAAGAAACAAGATGCACTGTTGAAATCTTGGCTGTTAGCCTCAATGACCAAGCCATACATGACCAGAATGGTTGGATATACACCTATCAAATTTGGAACAG GGAATTACAGTTGGTGA
- the LOC110278270 gene encoding uncharacterized mitochondrial protein AtMg00810-like: MGKLHYFLEIQVTKMNDGGLMLSQGKYVQDLLAKVGMKNCKPCITPLPSTLKIHAVGGEEFDDPSLGTTDYGLKIHKDPSLKITAYCDSYWAGDPNEKKSVGGFCVFLGRNLVSWQSKKQGVVARSSTEAEYRSLADLVAELIWIKGLIGELKWPVQELPMAYCDNQSVVLLAANPILH; this comes from the exons ATGGGAAAGTTGCACTACTTCTTGGAAATCCAAGTAACCAAAATGAATGATGGAGGGCTGATGCTATCCCAAGGCAAATATGTACAGGACTTACTGGCAAAAGTTGGCATGAAAAACTGTAAACCATGTATCACACCTCTGCCCTCCACTCTCAAAATTCATGCTGTGGGAGGAGAAGAATTTGATGATCCTTCGCT TGGCACAACTGACTATGGCTTGAAGATTCACAAAGACCCATCTTTGAAGATCACAGCATACTGTGACTCATACTGGGCTGGAGACCCGAATGAGAAAAAATCAGTTGGAGGCTTTTGTGTATTTCTAGGAAGAAACCTAGTTTCCTGGCAATCAAAGAAGCAGGGTGTGGTGGCTAGATCGAGCACCGAGGCAGAGTACAGGTCACTTGCAGACTTAGTGGCAGAATTGATTTGGATCAAAGGCCTGATAGGTGAATTGAAATGGCCAGTCCAGGAACTACCTATGGCATACTGTGACAACCAAAGTGTTGTTCTCTTGGCAGCAAATCCAATACTACATTAA